In the genome of bacterium, the window GGTGATGTAAGCGGAAACCATGGTGGAGGTGATTATTGGATAGTAAAAATTGATTCTTCAGGCAACATAGAGTGGCAGAAATGTCTCGGTGGAAGTAGTAAGGATATTGCATATTCCATTCAACAGACTATTGATGGCGGATACATCGTAGCAGGAAGGTCCAGATCAAATGATGGCGATGTTAGTGGAAATCATGGCTCCGACGATTATTGGGTGGTAAAATTGGATTCTTCTGGCAATATAGAGTGGCAGAAATGTCTCGGAGGAAGTCTTTGGGACCGTGCATATTCCATTCAACAGACTGCTGATGGCGGATTCATTGTTGCAGGATGGTCAAAGTCCAATGATGGCGATGTCATTGGTAACCACGGCGGTGGTGATTGTTGGATAGTGAAATTGAAATCATCGGGTGAAATAGCTTGGCAGAAATGTCTCGGCGGAAGTGGTTGTGACATAGCATATTCCATTCAACAAACCACCGATGGCGGTTTTATTGTAGCAGGATTGTCCCACTCTAATGATGGCGATGTAAGCGGAAATCACGGCGGTGGTGATTATTGGGTAGTAAAAATTGATTCTTTTGGCGATATAGAATGGCAAAAATGCCTTGGAGGAAGTAATTATGATGAGGCACATTTCGTTAAACAGACAATAGATGACGGTTTTATTGTCGCAGGGTATTCTAAATCCAATGATGGCGATGTCAGCGGAAACCATGGCGGAGATGACTGTTGGGTAGTGAAATTAAATTCTTCTGGTTATATAGAGTGGCAAAAGTGCCTTGGTGGAAGTAATCGTGATTGGGTATATGATATTCAGCAAACGGCAGATGGCGGATTCATCGTGGCGGGATTAT includes:
- a CDS encoding T9SS C-terminal target domain-containing protein, which codes for MRIIKIISLTFVILILFSGTVIFAQPHIVWQKSLGGSNDDWAQSIQETVDGGFIMAGYSSSNDGDVSGNHGSADFWVVKMKYTGSIAWQKCFGGSFWDGAYSVQQTFDGGFIVAGWSKSNDGDVSGNHGGGDYWIVKIDSSGNIEWQKCLGGSSKDIAYSIQQTIDGGYIVAGRSRSNDGDVSGNHGSDDYWVVKLDSSGNIEWQKCLGGSLWDRAYSIQQTADGGFIVAGWSKSNDGDVIGNHGGGDCWIVKLKSSGEIAWQKCLGGSGCDIAYSIQQTTDGGFIVAGLSHSNDGDVSGNHGGGDYWVVKIDSFGDIEWQKCLGGSNYDEAHFVKQTIDDGFIVAGYSKSNDGDVSGNHGGDDCWVVKLNSSGYIEWQKCLGGSNRDWVYDIQQTADGGFIVAGLSESNDGDVSGNHGGIDCWVVKLSLTGVSEDIIVPQQFKLSVSPNPFNSSCIITAPSGAKVEI